Genomic DNA from Actinomycetota bacterium:
GAGGACCCCCTTGGCCTGCTCGATCACCACCCGCGAGTCGAGCGCGACCTGGAGCTCGCCGGCCAGCCGGCCGCGCTCCCGGGCCTCCATGGCGTTCAGGATGAGCATGGCGACCAGCTCGGTGAAGGCGACGATCGCCTCCCGCTCGGCCTCGCTCCAGGCATGGGGCTCGCCGGCGAACACCGCCACCACCCCGACCGCCTGGTCGCTGTAGGGGATGGGGCTGGCCAGCACGGCCAGCAGCCCGCCCCGGACGGCGGCGGGCGCGAACGCCGGCCAGCGGTCGTCGTGGCGCAGGTCGTCGGCCGACACCGGCTCCTTGTCGTCGAAGGCGTCCACGCCGGGGCCTTCGCCATGCTCGGCCTGGAGCTCCTCGAGCAGGACGGCGCGGTGGTCGGAGGTGGCCAGGTTGCGGAGGACCTGGTCGCGGTCGACCAGCAGCAGGGCGGTCCCGTCGACCTGGAACAGGGCGTCGGCGGTGGCCATGACCCGGTCAAGGGCGTCCTCGACCGACACCGGGGAGGTCCGGAGGTCGGCGAGCTGGTCGAGGGCCTGGCGCAACCCCGCCGAAGACACCGTCATGTCAGTCGGCGCTGACGCCCTCGTCGGAGCGGCGCCGGATGACGCCCTGGTCGTCCGGGTCGCGGGCCGCCTGGTCCTCGACCCGCTGCTCGGACTCCTCCAGCAGCGCCCGGGCCTGGGCGCCGGGGTCCTCGGCGTGGTTGCCCGGCTCGGCGGCCAGCGATCCGGCCCGGCTGTCGACCTGCTCGGGGCCCGGCTTGTCGTGGTCGGGCATGGACTGGCTCCTGGGTGACGCGGCGGTCTGGTCGCCGGACAGCCTAGCCTCCTCGGCCTCGACCCGCTCGGCCGGGGCGCCGAAGTGGAGCAGGGCACCGCCGAAGGCGACCGCGCAGACGACGAACCAGCCGAACCCGAGGGCGGCCCCGCCGATCACGTCGGTCAGCCAGTGGACCCCGAGCAGCACCCGCGAGGCGGCCACGGCCACGGTCACGGCGGCGGCCCCGGCGGCCAGCCAGGCCTTGGTCCGGAACGGCCGGCCCCGGC
This window encodes:
- a CDS encoding GAF and ANTAR domain-containing protein produces the protein MTVSSAGLRQALDQLADLRTSPVSVEDALDRVMATADALFQVDGTALLLVDRDQVLRNLATSDHRAVLLEELQAEHGEGPGVDAFDDKEPVSADDLRHDDRWPAFAPAAVRGGLLAVLASPIPYSDQAVGVVAVFAGEPHAWSEAEREAIVAFTELVAMLILNAMEARERGRLAGELQVALDSRVVIEQAKGVLVGRHGLTTRQAFERLRRQARDQRRPLAEVARGVVSAAEHR